A region of Halococcus sediminicola DNA encodes the following proteins:
- a CDS encoding PRC-barrel domain containing protein, producing MRTDFTQEDEGKPVHDDVYEHIGKIVKVEDGTGYVDLDPSVGEEVKSALGFSNSREDVYPIHDEMVQSTAGEVVRLRGDL from the coding sequence ATGCGCACGGACTTTACTCAAGAGGACGAGGGAAAACCAGTTCATGATGATGTGTACGAACACATTGGAAAGATTGTAAAAGTGGAAGATGGCACTGGATACGTAGATTTAGATCCCAGCGTTGGCGAAGAGGTCAAATCTGCGCTCGGCTTCAGTAACTCCAGAGAGGATGTGTATCCTATTCATGACGAAATGGTGCAGTCAACAGCCGGAGAAGTAGTCCGACTGCGTGGCGACCTCTAA
- a CDS encoding helix-turn-helix domain-containing protein has protein sequence MASIVRGTIPAEEFALYDASSSLENVEYEVERVVESAEGVVMPLVWIRGSDTEAITDAFATDSSVRDLSLLAEFDDELLYRMEWTEDVAVVIQMLTNSEATIMDAYGKDGWWTLRVLYPIREAVSKTVEFCREEGLTFDIEMIREMEGEPAGRYGLTDNQYEALRVASELGYFKVPREIDMNELAEELDISHQALSERLRRAYDTLVEDAVLVGSDRDDSER, from the coding sequence ATGGCATCCATCGTTCGGGGAACGATTCCGGCCGAGGAGTTCGCGCTGTACGATGCGTCGTCATCACTTGAGAACGTCGAATACGAGGTCGAACGAGTAGTCGAGAGCGCCGAAGGCGTGGTGATGCCGCTAGTGTGGATACGCGGATCTGACACTGAAGCTATCACGGACGCGTTCGCTACCGATTCGAGTGTGCGCGATCTCTCGTTACTCGCGGAGTTCGACGACGAATTACTCTACCGGATGGAGTGGACTGAAGACGTCGCAGTCGTGATTCAGATGCTGACGAACTCCGAGGCGACGATCATGGATGCGTACGGCAAGGACGGCTGGTGGACGCTGCGGGTACTGTATCCGATACGCGAGGCGGTCTCGAAGACCGTCGAATTCTGTCGGGAGGAGGGACTCACCTTCGACATCGAGATGATCCGCGAGATGGAAGGTGAACCGGCCGGCCGATACGGACTGACGGATAACCAATACGAGGCACTGCGGGTGGCGAGTGAGTTGGGATATTTCAAAGTCCCACGCGAAATCGATATGAACGAACTCGCTGAGGAACTCGATATCTCGCACCAAGCGCTCTCCGAGCGGCTACGGCGTGCATACGACACGCTGGTCGAAGACGCGGTTCTTGTCGGGTCTGACCGAGACGACAGCGAGAGGTGA
- a CDS encoding GNAT family N-acetyltransferase encodes MTKSLLELREPETADVERIRELIESTLTASYALSPQQIEALLKVDFDVERLAETFEASDSVTLVAESTVNGTKTTVGGIFEGEFDVDGGSGEVRWLFVDPEHRGGGIGTELFETAVGRLRKQGAERITATTLEANREGPQFFEQFGFKYTDDRQVEFAGEPIVEHVYAEHLTETETASESDSEGNSDTNLPNTETTNGVTTATADDSKQAYISLIEEDSGTEGSFFVAYIDEDHTDQFGYYCANCGSLDTAMDNVGRIEVSTAAMSVQSARMKPTTIRIYRLQIERATCRILLV; translated from the coding sequence ATGACGAAAAGTCTGCTGGAACTACGTGAACCGGAAACCGCTGATGTCGAACGGATACGCGAGCTTATCGAGAGCACGCTGACCGCCTCGTACGCGCTCAGCCCTCAACAGATCGAAGCACTCCTCAAAGTCGATTTCGACGTGGAACGGCTTGCAGAAACATTCGAAGCATCGGATTCAGTCACACTTGTCGCGGAAAGCACCGTCAACGGGACAAAAACCACGGTTGGGGGCATCTTTGAGGGAGAATTCGACGTGGATGGAGGTAGCGGCGAAGTTCGATGGTTGTTCGTGGACCCGGAGCATCGTGGAGGGGGAATTGGTACCGAGCTATTCGAAACTGCAGTTGGGAGACTTCGCAAACAGGGTGCCGAACGCATCACAGCAACCACGCTTGAAGCCAACAGGGAGGGCCCCCAGTTTTTCGAGCAGTTCGGGTTCAAGTATACTGACGACCGACAAGTAGAGTTCGCGGGCGAACCGATCGTAGAGCATGTCTACGCTGAGCATCTGACGGAAACCGAAACAGCGAGCGAGTCCGATTCGGAGGGCAACTCTGATACCAACCTTCCGAATACGGAAACGACAAACGGTGTTACGACTGCAACAGCCGATGATAGCAAGCAGGCGTATATCAGCCTTATTGAGGAGGATTCAGGCACTGAAGGATCATTTTTCGTCGCCTACATTGACGAAGATCATACCGATCAGTTCGGCTACTACTGCGCTAACTGTGGGTCATTGGATACAGCGATGGACAATGTGGGTCGGATCGAAGTATCGACTGCAGCAATGTCCGTGCAGAGCGCTCGGATGAAGCCTACGACGATTCGTATCTATAGATTACAAATAGAGCGAGCAACCTGCCGAATACTATTGGTTTAG
- a CDS encoding DUF389 domain-containing protein has protein sequence MNTIRLRVAEENREAVFDALNERDIDFVTVPTEDDESIVEAPVPTDALGEVLDATREAGLDDDYIVVLNAINTATPHMEELQDRYANDYDPLRLPELRSKARDFGSDPGSFGVMVFLSAAIAAIGLLVDSPAIVVGSMVIAPLVGPVLTAAVGAIAGDRVMFADSIRMQALGVVAAIVGAFVTALGLQISGLVPAPVAISSIELIGLRMAPTPLSVLVGFAAGIAAAVGLTTKGTKSLIGVLIAAALVPAAAAAGIGAAYGAPRVAIGSAGLLIGTMAAVDIGMYATLHVLYRSRGLNAALLTDRDLSRAAAVTVAIIVLGAAVAGYTVVEQTTFQRTVAQETADTLNEPAYTNLSLVSLRYQYGGPLWLHGSPNVTVTVTQPPNGSYPELPDRLTNRIADATSRNVTVHVQFQSTGKPEATPESNVTARLRPTSEDSVRS, from the coding sequence ATGAACACTATCCGATTGCGCGTTGCAGAAGAAAACCGAGAAGCAGTCTTCGACGCGCTCAACGAGCGAGACATCGATTTCGTTACTGTTCCAACTGAAGACGACGAATCGATTGTCGAAGCTCCGGTCCCGACAGATGCTCTCGGTGAAGTGCTCGATGCGACCCGAGAAGCGGGTCTCGATGACGATTATATCGTCGTGCTCAACGCCATCAATACGGCGACCCCGCATATGGAGGAGCTACAGGATCGCTATGCAAACGACTACGACCCGCTCCGACTGCCCGAGTTACGGTCGAAAGCTCGTGATTTCGGTTCGGACCCCGGATCGTTTGGCGTGATGGTCTTTCTGAGCGCCGCGATTGCCGCAATCGGTTTGTTGGTTGATTCGCCAGCAATTGTAGTCGGGTCAATGGTAATCGCGCCGCTGGTCGGGCCGGTACTCACTGCTGCAGTAGGCGCGATTGCTGGCGACCGCGTGATGTTTGCCGACAGTATTCGCATGCAGGCCCTCGGGGTCGTTGCAGCCATCGTCGGTGCGTTCGTGACGGCTCTGGGTCTCCAAATCAGTGGATTGGTCCCCGCACCAGTTGCCATCAGTTCAATCGAGTTGATCGGTCTCCGCATGGCACCGACTCCTCTGTCGGTGCTTGTCGGGTTCGCTGCTGGCATCGCTGCTGCAGTAGGGCTGACCACGAAAGGAACGAAATCCCTCATCGGGGTATTGATTGCTGCCGCGCTTGTGCCTGCTGCCGCTGCTGCCGGTATTGGGGCTGCCTACGGTGCACCGCGCGTTGCGATAGGAAGTGCGGGCCTCCTGATCGGAACCATGGCAGCGGTTGATATCGGAATGTACGCGACCCTTCACGTACTGTATCGCTCGCGGGGCCTCAATGCAGCGCTGTTGACTGATCGTGATCTCTCGCGAGCGGCCGCAGTAACTGTCGCAATAATCGTTCTCGGGGCTGCTGTCGCCGGTTACACGGTTGTCGAACAGACGACGTTCCAACGGACTGTCGCTCAGGAGACCGCAGACACACTCAATGAACCAGCATATACGAATCTCAGTCTCGTCTCGCTTCGCTATCAGTACGGTGGACCGCTCTGGCTCCATGGATCGCCAAACGTCACGGTAACTGTTACACAACCGCCGAATGGTTCCTATCCTGAGTTGCCGGATCGACTAACCAACCGAATCGCGGACGCGACTAGCCGGAACGTAACCGTCCACGTTCAATTTCAGTCTACCGGGAAGCCAGAAGCAACTCCAGAATCTAACGTAACAGCACGCCTCAGACCGACATCTGAGGATTCCGTTCGCTCCTAA
- a CDS encoding CBS domain-containing protein, with protein sequence MFSERGIRDTLVAMTVGQIAHDAVTTTADESVIDAAETMDTEGIGALVVEESSTVKGVVTDREIALAVAEHEGDLSGVTVEDVLTEGTHTLSEDDESIEAARTMAEEGVRRVPVVDESDSLVGLVSLDDVVALTGEQLGDAATVIEKQSPGYEP encoded by the coding sequence ATGTTTAGCGAGAGGGGGATAAGAGATACGCTTGTAGCCATGACCGTTGGACAAATCGCACATGACGCTGTAACGACAACTGCGGACGAATCGGTGATCGACGCTGCCGAGACCATGGACACCGAGGGCATCGGCGCGCTAGTTGTTGAGGAAAGCAGCACAGTTAAGGGAGTCGTCACCGACCGCGAAATCGCGCTGGCGGTCGCAGAACACGAGGGCGACCTCTCGGGTGTCACTGTTGAAGATGTACTGACTGAGGGAACGCACACGCTCTCTGAAGACGATGAGAGCATTGAAGCAGCGAGAACAATGGCTGAGGAGGGAGTCCGACGGGTTCCCGTTGTCGATGAGTCGGACTCACTGGTCGGACTCGTTTCGCTCGATGATGTGGTTGCCCTGACCGGCGAACAATTGGGCGACGCAGCCACCGTCATCGAAAAGCAATCACCCGGCTACGAACCGTAG
- a CDS encoding helix-turn-helix domain-containing protein, whose product MLVLERGYFEEPHEISGTEFGEEIDISR is encoded by the coding sequence GTGCTCGTGCTTGAACGCGGCTACTTCGAGGAACCCCACGAAATCTCCGGGACTGAATTCGGAGAAGAAATAGATATTAGCCGGTAG
- a CDS encoding DUF2267 domain-containing protein yields the protein MPIDSMLMHHSPQRFAMDHDTFIGKVQNRAELPSRGAALGASRATLQTLGDRIQEGEATNLAAQLSDELGRFLEEHAKTTESFSFDEFIERVADRDENFGESDDGNDLSAATFHARVVVDVLEDAVSGGQLDDLRNQLPDEYGQLFELADAEEHPGQE from the coding sequence TTGCCGATCGACAGTATGCTTATGCATCATTCGCCACAACGGTTTGCCATGGACCACGATACTTTCATTGGCAAAGTACAGAACCGTGCGGAATTGCCCTCACGGGGTGCGGCACTCGGTGCGAGCCGAGCGACGCTTCAAACGCTCGGCGACCGGATTCAAGAAGGAGAAGCAACGAACCTTGCGGCCCAACTCTCCGATGAACTCGGGCGCTTCCTTGAAGAACACGCCAAGACGACTGAATCGTTCAGCTTCGACGAGTTCATCGAGCGCGTCGCCGACCGTGACGAGAACTTCGGAGAAAGCGACGATGGCAATGACCTCTCGGCGGCAACGTTTCATGCCCGAGTTGTGGTTGACGTGCTTGAAGACGCGGTCAGTGGGGGACAGCTGGATGATCTTCGCAATCAACTGCCCGATGAATACGGCCAGTTATTTGAGCTAGCGGATGCGGAAGAACATCCTGGCCAAGAATAG
- a CDS encoding thiamine-binding protein: MSIVATLSTMPVQDEGSTEEIATAIRTLDNYDVEYEVNPLGTIIEATDISEFFAAVQAAHQAIEADRVTTKIEIDHERNRDRDAAERVATVEDALADNAADREEMDNTTEPIEERDTVDMSGHAPEDVESEAKEDDINMKGGDYKTDEVDETENESLSEKYDDT, translated from the coding sequence ATGTCAATCGTTGCAACCCTCAGTACCATGCCTGTCCAGGACGAGGGTTCAACTGAAGAGATCGCTACAGCCATCAGAACACTCGATAACTACGATGTAGAGTATGAAGTCAATCCATTAGGGACGATCATCGAAGCGACTGATATTAGCGAGTTTTTCGCTGCTGTGCAGGCCGCCCACCAAGCTATCGAAGCAGACAGAGTGACTACAAAAATCGAAATCGATCACGAACGAAATCGTGACCGAGATGCCGCCGAACGGGTTGCTACCGTCGAAGATGCTCTTGCCGATAATGCTGCAGATAGGGAAGAAATGGACAACACAACGGAACCTATTGAGGAACGGGACACTGTTGACATGAGCGGCCATGCGCCCGAAGACGTCGAAAGCGAAGCGAAAGAAGACGATATCAATATGAAAGGCGGTGACTACAAGACCGACGAAGTCGACGAAACAGAGAATGAGTCTCTCAGTGAGAAATACGATGATACCTGA